A stretch of the Planctomycetota bacterium genome encodes the following:
- the dxr gene encoding 1-deoxy-D-xylulose-5-phosphate reductoisomerase, with amino-acid sequence MVPSRRLLVLGSTGSIGRQTLEVVAHLRDAARARGESPPLEVVGLAAGRRADELAEQALAFGVEQLALADEHADATELPAGVRRGADAAERLVREVDADVVMAAIVGAAGLPATMAAVEAGTDVALANKETLVAAGALVVPAAKRSGARLLPVDSEHSALWQCLHAIAGPDAAPPMPPPAHVARLVLTASGGPFRTASAGAVYDATPEQALAHPTWDMGPKVTIDCASLTNKALEVIEAHWLFGFPADRIGVLVHPQSIVHSLIEAVDGSVLAQLGVSDMRLPIQHALLHPDRRPNAAEPLDLAAIGRLDFEHPDEERFPALALARWVIDSGGTAGAIFNAANEAAVEAFLDHRIPFGRIGELTREACGAIPCTPVSSLSDVHAADVAAREHVRARMGAAV; translated from the coding sequence GTGGTCCCGTCCCGCCGGCTGCTGGTCCTGGGCAGCACCGGCTCGATCGGTCGGCAGACGCTGGAGGTCGTCGCACACCTCCGCGACGCCGCGCGGGCGCGGGGCGAATCGCCACCGCTGGAGGTCGTCGGCCTGGCCGCCGGCCGCCGCGCGGACGAACTCGCCGAGCAGGCGCTGGCGTTCGGCGTCGAGCAGCTCGCGCTTGCCGACGAGCACGCGGACGCAACCGAGCTTCCGGCGGGCGTGCGTCGCGGGGCCGATGCTGCGGAGCGTCTCGTGCGGGAAGTGGACGCCGACGTGGTGATGGCGGCCATCGTCGGCGCGGCGGGGTTGCCGGCGACGATGGCGGCGGTCGAGGCGGGCACCGACGTCGCGCTGGCCAACAAGGAGACGCTCGTGGCGGCGGGGGCGCTCGTCGTGCCCGCGGCAAAACGGAGCGGCGCGAGGCTGCTGCCGGTGGACTCCGAGCACTCGGCGCTCTGGCAGTGCCTGCACGCCATCGCCGGTCCGGATGCGGCGCCGCCCATGCCGCCGCCGGCGCACGTGGCGAGGCTCGTGCTGACGGCGTCGGGCGGGCCGTTCCGCACGGCGAGCGCCGGGGCGGTCTACGACGCAACGCCAGAGCAGGCCCTCGCCCACCCGACGTGGGACATGGGCCCGAAGGTCACCATCGATTGCGCATCGCTCACCAACAAGGCCCTCGAGGTCATCGAGGCGCACTGGCTCTTCGGCTTCCCGGCCGACCGCATCGGCGTGCTGGTGCATCCGCAGTCGATCGTGCACTCGCTGATCGAGGCGGTGGACGGCTCGGTGCTCGCGCAGCTGGGCGTGAGCGACATGCGGCTGCCCATCCAGCACGCGCTGCTGCATCCAGATCGCCGGCCCAACGCCGCCGAGCCTCTCGACCTGGCGGCCATCGGCCGGCTGGACTTCGAGCACCCCGACGAGGAGCGGTTCCCGGCGCTCGCGCTCGCGCGGTGGGTGATCGATTCGGGCGGCACCGCGGGGGCGATCTTCAACGCCGCCAACGAGGCCGCCGTCGAGGCCTTCCTGGATCACCGCATCCCGTTCGGCCGCATCGGCGAGCTGACCCGCGAGGCCTGCGGGGCGATTCCGTGCACGCCGGTGTCGTCGTTGTCGGACGTGCACGCCGCTGATGTCGCAGCGCGGGAGCACGTGCGGGCCCGGATGGGGGCGGCGGTGTAG
- a CDS encoding Rne/Rng family ribonuclease encodes MARKPSKADDNGAASAAADTKSDSKPASRTRSRSGGRSGGRGSRTTAQIETGGGEAPPASRMIVNYTPGDECRIAFVEDGKLEEYHAESTQSVSRVNNIYLGVVRNVNTAVQAAFVDFGLDEHGFLHTTDVHPKFFPDNGDGSERVGKKTPRRERPPIQKCFKPGDRIMVQVLKEGVGTKGPTLTSYISIPGRYLVMMPGMDNVGVSRKVEDEDQRRAMRKVLDQLDLPEGFGFILRTAGMEATKTELKRDLAYLKRLWSDMEGRQKGGRAPVALYAESDLLLRALRDLAGSGVEEILIDDAGALARAERFLKIVSPRNRPSLKRLTAVTPIFSAFGIEAQVQNINAREVPLPSGGRLVIDETEALVAIDVNSGRSRKARDAETNAFKTNLEAVDEICRQLRLRDLGGLVINDLIDMRHASNRKAVQERFAERLRRDRARSTILPISEFGILEMTRQRMRSSHEQTHFAVCPMCRGRGVVRRPDSVAAEALRELAVLCGYARVARVEMVVSGAVATHLLSGRRKQLSRIERQTGVIAEVRVSDAMAVERFVLHAYDEAGSDINLEKLPKLPDPETLLEEVEGLADSDTPLAEMQARPDADDAHDDADDGHPEPEAHPIELDVDFDEEDEDERDGPRRRRRRRRRRRGGGGEDAAEPRERAADAEPRDVDDADEARGSEDEEDEDRPRRRRRRRRRRGSDRPSEVNGDRASADEERDEDAGSLARRLASALRDDDAEEDEDRDEPVAVSEDGEEDEDRPRRRRRRRGGRRRSRGRQEAEGESSIEDTLDDEASVEQIEDEAVEDEPIDELVVDEVDDPEASDDEDSDEEPEVEVQSAAGLIEPRPARASGGSRPRFLYAAHRRTKGGPPAPPEREG; translated from the coding sequence ATGGCACGCAAGCCCTCGAAGGCCGACGACAACGGCGCCGCATCGGCGGCCGCCGACACGAAGAGTGACAGCAAGCCCGCGAGCCGTACGCGCAGCCGCTCAGGGGGCCGCTCGGGCGGCCGCGGCTCCCGCACCACGGCGCAGATCGAGACCGGCGGTGGCGAGGCGCCCCCCGCGTCGCGGATGATCGTCAACTACACGCCCGGCGACGAGTGCCGCATCGCCTTCGTCGAGGACGGCAAGCTCGAGGAATACCACGCCGAGAGCACCCAGTCGGTCAGCCGGGTCAACAACATCTACCTGGGCGTGGTCCGCAACGTCAACACGGCGGTGCAGGCGGCCTTCGTGGACTTCGGGCTCGACGAGCACGGCTTCCTGCACACCACCGACGTGCACCCCAAGTTCTTCCCCGACAACGGGGATGGCTCGGAGCGCGTCGGCAAGAAGACGCCCCGCCGCGAGCGGCCGCCCATCCAGAAGTGCTTCAAGCCGGGCGATCGCATCATGGTGCAGGTGCTCAAGGAGGGCGTGGGCACCAAGGGCCCGACGCTGACGAGCTACATCTCCATCCCCGGTCGCTACCTGGTGATGATGCCGGGGATGGACAACGTCGGCGTGAGCCGCAAGGTCGAGGACGAGGACCAGCGCCGCGCGATGCGGAAGGTGCTCGACCAGCTCGACCTGCCCGAGGGCTTCGGCTTCATCCTCCGCACCGCGGGCATGGAGGCCACCAAGACCGAGCTGAAGCGGGACCTGGCGTACCTCAAGCGGCTGTGGAGCGACATGGAGGGCCGCCAGAAGGGCGGCAGGGCGCCGGTGGCGCTGTACGCCGAGAGCGACCTGCTGCTGCGGGCGCTGCGGGACCTGGCGGGCTCGGGCGTCGAGGAGATCCTCATCGATGATGCCGGCGCGCTGGCGCGGGCGGAGCGCTTCCTGAAGATCGTCTCGCCCCGCAACAGGCCCAGCCTGAAGCGGCTCACGGCGGTCACGCCGATCTTCTCGGCCTTCGGCATCGAGGCGCAGGTGCAGAACATCAATGCCCGCGAGGTGCCGCTGCCCAGCGGTGGCCGGCTGGTGATCGACGAGACCGAGGCGCTGGTGGCCATCGACGTCAACAGCGGCCGCAGCCGCAAGGCGCGCGACGCCGAGACCAACGCCTTCAAGACCAACCTGGAGGCGGTCGACGAGATCTGCCGGCAGCTGCGGCTGCGGGATCTGGGCGGCCTGGTCATCAACGACCTGATCGACATGCGGCACGCCTCGAACCGCAAGGCCGTGCAGGAGCGCTTCGCCGAGCGGCTGCGGCGGGACCGGGCCCGCAGCACGATCCTGCCCATCAGCGAGTTCGGCATCCTGGAGATGACCCGCCAGCGGATGCGATCGAGCCACGAGCAGACGCACTTTGCGGTGTGCCCGATGTGCCGCGGCCGGGGGGTCGTCCGCCGGCCCGATAGCGTGGCGGCCGAGGCGCTGCGCGAGCTGGCGGTGCTCTGCGGCTACGCGAGGGTCGCTCGTGTCGAGATGGTCGTCAGCGGCGCGGTGGCGACGCATCTGCTCAGCGGGCGGCGGAAGCAGCTCAGCCGCATCGAGCGGCAGACGGGCGTGATCGCCGAGGTCCGCGTGAGCGACGCGATGGCGGTGGAGCGCTTCGTGCTGCACGCCTACGACGAGGCGGGCTCGGACATCAACCTCGAGAAGCTGCCCAAGCTGCCCGACCCCGAGACGCTGCTGGAGGAGGTCGAGGGCCTGGCCGATAGCGACACGCCGCTGGCCGAGATGCAGGCGCGTCCCGACGCCGACGACGCGCACGACGACGCCGACGACGGCCATCCGGAGCCCGAGGCGCACCCCATCGAGCTGGACGTGGACTTCGACGAGGAGGACGAGGACGAGCGCGACGGCCCGCGTCGCCGCCGTCGCCGTCGTCGCCGCCGCCGCGGTGGAGGCGGGGAGGACGCCGCCGAGCCCCGCGAGCGGGCCGCGGATGCGGAGCCCCGCGACGTGGATGACGCGGACGAGGCGCGCGGGTCCGAGGACGAGGAGGACGAGGACCGCCCGCGTCGCCGCCGGCGCAGGCGTCGCCGCCGGGGCTCCGATCGCCCATCGGAGGTCAACGGCGATCGCGCGTCCGCCGACGAGGAGCGCGACGAGGACGCGGGCTCCCTGGCGCGTCGGCTGGCGTCGGCCCTCCGCGACGACGATGCCGAGGAGGACGAGGACCGGGACGAGCCCGTCGCGGTCTCCGAGGATGGCGAGGAGGACGAGGACCGCCCGCGTCGCCGCCGGCGCCGCCGCGGCGGGCGTCGGCGCTCGAGGGGCCGCCAGGAGGCCGAAGGCGAGAGTTCGATCGAGGACACGCTCGACGACGAGGCGTCGGTCGAGCAGATCGAGGACGAGGCGGTCGAGGATGAGCCCATCGACGAACTCGTCGTCGACGAGGTGGACGACCCCGAGGCCTCCGATGACGAGGATTCCGACGAGGAGCCCGAGGTCGAGGTGCAGTCGGCCGCCGGGCTGATCGAGCCGCGTCCGGCTCGGGCGTCGGGCGGCTCGCGGCCCCGATTCCTCTACGCGGCGCACCGCCGGACCAAGGGCGGCCCGCCCGCGCCGCCCGAACGCGAGGGCTAG
- the ptsP gene encoding phosphoenolpyruvate--protein phosphotransferase → MEILRGIAVSPGLVIGPAFLLEDEARRVVRRYTPSSASAAEAERAESALHASVVELEEVKERAERAMGAEAAKIFLFHIGVLQDPSLRDPIFERIGERHMAAEHAVDATFGDWARRFQAMGDSAFTTKVNDLEDLRNRVLSHLMGEHNRQLDDLRNPAIVVADDLTPSQAASFDRDLVRGFVTDRGGRTSHTAIVARALGIPAVVGVRGVAELADENVTLIVDGGEGTVILDPTEEQLERYLTRKQRFEQRRTVLREQAAESGTTTDGVAIRLLGNIEFPDEIDQVLEAGGEGVGLYRTEFLYLTRDREPTEEEHLEAYLRCVRKLEGRELVIRTVDLGADKYTQHRVELPERNPFLGNRSIRYCLSNLGMFKTQLRALLRASAEGPLKIMFPLVTTVQELRRAKSIVRDVMEDLAEEGKPFDADAAMGIMVEVPAAAVTASTFARDAAFFSIGTNDLVQYTLAVDRTNEQVADLFTSMHPAVLRLVREVMRGARYRDVPVSCCGESAGEIDFAALLIGLGVRTLSVGSYSIPQLKRLVRSVSAEECMRLARRAMSLESAADVTAFVRERLRESVPEAFDSTED, encoded by the coding sequence GTGGAGATCCTTCGCGGCATCGCGGTATCGCCCGGCCTGGTGATCGGGCCGGCCTTCCTGCTCGAGGACGAGGCCCGCCGCGTGGTCCGCCGCTACACGCCCTCGTCGGCGTCGGCCGCCGAAGCGGAGCGGGCCGAATCGGCGTTGCACGCGTCGGTCGTGGAGCTCGAGGAGGTCAAGGAGCGGGCCGAGCGGGCGATGGGTGCCGAGGCCGCCAAGATCTTCCTGTTCCACATCGGCGTGCTGCAGGACCCCTCGCTGCGGGATCCGATCTTCGAGCGGATCGGCGAGCGGCACATGGCCGCCGAGCACGCCGTCGACGCGACCTTCGGCGACTGGGCTCGGCGTTTCCAGGCGATGGGCGACTCGGCGTTCACGACCAAGGTCAACGATCTGGAGGACCTGCGCAACCGCGTGCTCAGCCACCTGATGGGCGAGCACAACCGCCAGCTGGACGACCTGCGCAACCCGGCGATCGTGGTCGCCGACGACCTGACCCCGTCGCAGGCGGCCAGCTTCGACCGGGATCTGGTGCGCGGATTCGTGACCGATCGTGGCGGGCGGACGAGCCACACCGCCATCGTCGCGCGGGCGCTGGGCATTCCGGCGGTCGTGGGCGTGCGGGGCGTGGCCGAGCTGGCCGACGAGAACGTCACGCTGATCGTCGACGGCGGCGAGGGCACGGTGATCCTCGACCCCACCGAGGAGCAGCTCGAGCGATACCTGACCCGCAAGCAACGCTTCGAGCAGCGGCGGACGGTGCTCCGCGAGCAGGCCGCCGAGAGCGGCACGACCACCGACGGCGTCGCGATCCGCCTCTTGGGCAACATCGAGTTCCCCGACGAGATCGACCAGGTGCTCGAGGCCGGCGGCGAGGGCGTCGGGCTCTACCGCACCGAGTTCTTGTATCTCACGCGGGACCGCGAGCCCACCGAGGAGGAGCACCTCGAGGCCTACCTGCGGTGCGTCCGCAAGCTGGAAGGCCGGGAGCTGGTCATCCGCACGGTGGACCTGGGGGCCGACAAGTACACGCAGCACCGCGTCGAGCTGCCCGAGCGCAACCCGTTCCTGGGCAACCGGTCGATCCGGTACTGCCTGAGCAACCTGGGCATGTTCAAGACGCAGCTGCGGGCGCTGCTGCGGGCGAGCGCCGAGGGACCGCTGAAGATCATGTTCCCGCTGGTGACGACGGTGCAGGAGCTGCGGCGGGCCAAGTCGATCGTGCGAGACGTGATGGAGGACCTGGCCGAGGAGGGCAAGCCCTTCGACGCCGATGCGGCCATGGGCATCATGGTGGAGGTGCCCGCGGCGGCGGTGACGGCGTCGACCTTCGCCCGCGACGCGGCCTTCTTCTCGATCGGCACCAACGACCTGGTGCAGTACACCCTGGCGGTGGACCGCACCAACGAGCAGGTGGCCGACCTGTTCACCTCGATGCACCCGGCGGTGCTCCGGCTGGTCCGGGAAGTCATGCGGGGGGCCCGCTATCGGGACGTGCCGGTGTCCTGCTGCGGGGAATCGGCGGGCGAGATCGACTTCGCGGCATTGCTGATCGGGCTGGGCGTGCGTACGCTTTCTGTCGGGTCGTACTCGATCCCGCAGCTCAAGCGGCTCGTGCGGAGCGTGTCCGCGGAAGAGTGCATGCGGCTGGCTCGCCGGGCGATGTCCCTGGAGTCGGCCGCCGACGTGACCGCCTTCGTGCGGGAGCGGCTGCGGGAGAGCGTGCCCGAGGCGTTCGATTCCACCGAGGATTGA
- the rho gene encoding transcription termination factor Rho — translation MTTYTGLVDVPRRGEARLREVAGDTVRFREDDPVLPRRLLEAHALRPGSRVEAEAGTRRVAVQGPSKNNRRRGRNASRRPTPTTDAPLLEHVCAIEGAPPEDATDPTPFEELTTIDPQPRMVLEHRGCAPACRLVDLFCPIGFGQRAMIVSPPKAGKTTLLKDIATAVLRNHQDTELLVLLVDERPEEVTDFRRSLTGHDAGDPDRPWDSGRVTVVASSADHEAERHIQVATLTMERCKRLVEMGKDVVLILDSLTRLGRAFNRSREHASSGRTLSGGIDSKALEIPRQLFGSARQTEEAGSLTIIATALVDTGGQGDQVIFEEFKGSGNMELILDRKVAERRLFPAINLAASGTRKEDLLMPKQELETVNALRRRLLSMPPPMQIEQLLGAINRFGTNAELIGLKTEAASA, via the coding sequence ATGACGACCTACACCGGCCTGGTGGACGTGCCACGGCGCGGCGAGGCCCGGCTTCGGGAAGTGGCCGGGGACACCGTGCGTTTCCGAGAGGACGACCCCGTCCTGCCCAGACGCCTCCTCGAGGCCCACGCCCTCCGCCCCGGCTCGCGGGTCGAGGCCGAGGCCGGCACGCGCCGGGTTGCGGTCCAGGGGCCCTCGAAGAACAACCGCCGCCGCGGCCGCAACGCCAGCCGCCGGCCCACGCCCACCACCGACGCCCCGCTGCTCGAGCACGTCTGCGCCATCGAGGGCGCCCCGCCCGAGGACGCCACCGACCCCACGCCCTTCGAGGAGCTCACCACCATCGACCCGCAGCCGCGGATGGTCCTGGAGCACCGGGGCTGTGCGCCCGCCTGCCGGCTGGTCGACCTGTTCTGCCCCATCGGCTTCGGCCAGCGAGCGATGATCGTCAGCCCGCCCAAGGCCGGCAAGACCACGCTGCTCAAGGACATCGCCACCGCCGTCCTGCGCAACCACCAGGACACCGAGCTGCTCGTGCTGCTCGTCGACGAGCGGCCCGAGGAGGTCACCGACTTCCGCCGCTCGCTCACCGGCCACGACGCCGGCGACCCCGATCGCCCGTGGGACAGCGGCCGCGTCACCGTCGTGGCGTCCAGCGCCGACCACGAGGCCGAGCGGCACATCCAGGTCGCCACGCTCACGATGGAGCGCTGCAAGCGGCTCGTCGAGATGGGCAAGGACGTGGTGCTCATCCTCGATTCGCTGACCCGGCTGGGCCGGGCGTTCAACCGCTCCCGCGAGCACGCCTCCAGCGGCCGCACGCTCTCGGGCGGCATCGATAGCAAGGCCCTCGAGATCCCCCGGCAGCTCTTCGGGTCGGCCCGCCAGACCGAGGAGGCCGGCTCGCTCACCATCATCGCGACGGCGCTGGTCGATACCGGCGGCCAGGGCGACCAGGTCATCTTCGAGGAGTTCAAGGGCAGCGGCAACATGGAGCTCATCCTCGACCGCAAGGTCGCCGAGCGGCGGCTGTTCCCGGCGATCAACCTCGCCGCCAGCGGCACCCGCAAGGAGGACCTGCTCATGCCCAAGCAGGAACTCGAGACCGTCAACGCCCTCCGACGCCGGCTGCTCAGCATGCCCCCGCCCATGCAGATCGAACAGTTGCTGGGCGCCATCAACCGCTTCGGCACCAACGCCGAGCTCATCGGCCTGAAGACAGAGGCCGCCTCGGCGTAG